One Methylobacterium oryzae DNA window includes the following coding sequences:
- a CDS encoding response regulator yields the protein MSHAPAGSPSETGRAADAGPSRSAGPLDEAGVAKQKLVEAIESSSEGFALFDPDDRLVLCNGHFQDFHPGLSAIIVPGVTFEAIANAVAESCVVRPDGMSVEAWVAERIAHYRAPRGPLLQQRVDGRWVQVNERKTNDGGVVAVYTDVTEIKRAEQVLQATQGRLTYLLTASPSMICSFEVGGRNAPTFISENVRDLLGYEPGDYLSGPEFWLERLHPDDRDRVLAEFPNLLADGHNVIEYRFRHANGTYRWVRDEQRLLRDATGQPVEVVESWSDITERKEAELALQKQTAFVELLQAAAAAANEAPTVEDALRFCLERVAQHAGWPVGHAHILARDGTRTLLPTGIWHCDPGADVARFQAATAATSLAAGSGLAGRVLVSGAPEWSVGDPSMAADPRAPAAVEHGIRAGFAFPVTVGRDVVAVLEFFARDASPPDASLLRVMSNIGAQLGRVIERKQAEESLRQAKEAAEEASRAKSSFLANMSHELRTPLNAIIGFTRLVMRRAKDVLPVKQFENLEKILASSEHLLSLINSILDLAKVEAGRMEVKPSDFALEPVLDLCLRTVEPLVKNEGVRLVRDVRDPPPMLRTDEEKLRQILINLLSNAIKFTEAGSVTLRVRSVDEGIEFAVMDTGIGIPAGALSAIFEEFHQVDNSATRSHSGTGLGLAISHRLARLLGGRIGVESREGEGSTFTLTIPPRIAGGAEVPPPPKPAPAAVTAPRSGAKVVLAIDDDPNVVYLLKENLADAGYTVVGAASGQEGLVKARELQPRAITLDIMMPGTDGWQVLHALKTDPLTRDIPVVLISIVDQKELGFRLGATDYIVKPFEREALIGALARIAPDNERVLVIDDDPNVPDLVRQLLDSEHCTVDWVADGAAGLERIAQARPSVILLDLLMPRMDGLAFLDALQADPSARSIPVVVLTAASLDSAERGMLRERVLGLIDKGGLDRAALVREVRRVLPVLETETADGDR from the coding sequence ATGTCCCACGCGCCGGCCGGATCACCCAGCGAGACAGGTCGGGCCGCCGACGCCGGCCCTAGCCGGAGCGCCGGGCCTCTCGATGAGGCCGGGGTCGCCAAGCAGAAGCTCGTCGAGGCGATCGAGAGCAGCTCGGAGGGCTTCGCGCTGTTCGACCCGGACGATCGCCTCGTCCTGTGCAACGGGCACTTCCAGGATTTCCATCCCGGCCTGTCGGCCATCATCGTGCCCGGCGTGACCTTCGAAGCCATCGCCAACGCCGTCGCGGAGTCCTGCGTTGTACGGCCGGACGGGATGAGCGTCGAGGCCTGGGTCGCCGAGCGCATCGCCCATTACCGCGCGCCGCGCGGTCCGCTTCTGCAGCAGCGCGTCGACGGCCGCTGGGTCCAAGTCAACGAGCGCAAGACCAACGACGGCGGCGTCGTCGCGGTCTACACCGACGTGACCGAGATCAAGCGCGCCGAGCAGGTGCTCCAGGCGACGCAGGGGCGGCTGACCTACCTGCTCACCGCGTCCCCGTCGATGATCTGCAGCTTCGAGGTGGGGGGCCGCAACGCGCCGACCTTCATCAGCGAGAACGTGCGCGATCTCCTCGGCTACGAGCCGGGCGACTACCTGTCGGGGCCGGAATTCTGGCTGGAGCGGCTCCATCCCGACGACCGCGACCGCGTTCTCGCCGAGTTCCCGAATCTGCTCGCGGACGGGCACAACGTCATCGAGTACCGGTTCCGGCACGCGAACGGCACCTATCGCTGGGTCCGGGACGAGCAGCGCCTCCTGCGGGACGCGACGGGCCAGCCCGTCGAGGTGGTCGAGTCCTGGAGCGACATCACCGAGCGCAAGGAGGCCGAGCTGGCGCTGCAGAAGCAGACCGCCTTCGTCGAGCTGCTCCAGGCCGCCGCCGCGGCCGCCAACGAGGCCCCGACGGTCGAGGACGCCCTGCGCTTCTGCCTCGAGCGCGTCGCGCAGCACGCCGGCTGGCCCGTCGGTCACGCCCATATCCTGGCCCGGGACGGGACGCGGACGCTGCTCCCGACCGGCATCTGGCACTGCGACCCCGGCGCGGATGTCGCGCGATTCCAGGCTGCCACGGCCGCCACGTCGCTGGCCGCCGGATCGGGCCTGGCCGGCCGCGTTCTGGTCTCGGGCGCGCCGGAATGGAGCGTCGGGGACCCGTCGATGGCCGCGGACCCGCGCGCGCCGGCGGCGGTCGAGCACGGCATCCGGGCGGGGTTCGCCTTTCCGGTGACGGTCGGGCGCGACGTCGTCGCGGTACTGGAGTTCTTCGCCCGTGACGCGTCCCCGCCGGACGCCTCGTTGCTCCGGGTCATGAGCAATATCGGCGCGCAGCTCGGCCGCGTGATCGAGCGCAAGCAGGCCGAGGAGAGCCTGCGTCAGGCGAAGGAGGCGGCCGAGGAGGCGAGCCGCGCCAAGAGCAGCTTCCTCGCCAACATGAGCCACGAATTGCGGACCCCGCTCAACGCGATCATCGGCTTCACCCGGCTGGTGATGCGGCGGGCGAAGGATGTCCTGCCGGTCAAGCAGTTCGAGAATCTCGAGAAGATCCTGGCGAGTTCCGAGCACCTGCTCTCGCTGATCAACAGCATCCTCGACCTCGCCAAGGTCGAGGCGGGGCGCATGGAGGTGAAACCCTCGGACTTCGCCCTGGAGCCGGTCCTCGACCTGTGCCTCCGCACCGTCGAGCCCCTCGTCAAGAACGAGGGCGTGCGCCTCGTCCGGGACGTCCGGGACCCGCCCCCGATGCTGCGCACGGACGAGGAGAAGCTACGTCAGATCCTGATCAACCTGCTCAGCAACGCCATCAAGTTTACCGAGGCCGGATCGGTCACGCTCCGCGTCCGCTCGGTCGATGAGGGCATCGAGTTCGCCGTGATGGATACCGGCATCGGCATCCCGGCGGGCGCCCTGAGCGCGATCTTCGAGGAGTTCCATCAGGTCGACAACAGCGCGACCCGGTCCCACAGCGGCACCGGGCTCGGGCTCGCGATCAGCCACCGGCTCGCGCGCCTGCTCGGCGGCCGGATCGGCGTCGAGAGCCGCGAGGGCGAGGGCTCGACCTTCACGCTCACCATCCCGCCGCGGATCGCCGGCGGCGCCGAGGTGCCGCCGCCCCCGAAGCCGGCACCCGCCGCCGTCACCGCGCCGCGCTCGGGCGCCAAGGTCGTGCTGGCGATCGACGACGATCCCAACGTCGTCTACCTGCTGAAGGAGAACCTCGCCGATGCCGGCTACACGGTCGTCGGGGCGGCGAGCGGCCAGGAAGGGCTGGTCAAGGCCCGGGAGCTGCAGCCGCGGGCCATCACCCTCGACATCATGATGCCCGGCACCGACGGCTGGCAGGTCCTCCACGCGCTGAAGACCGATCCGCTGACCCGGGACATCCCGGTCGTCTTGATCTCCATCGTCGACCAGAAGGAGCTCGGCTTCCGGCTCGGCGCGACCGACTACATCGTGAAGCCGTTCGAGCGGGAGGCCCTGATCGGCGCCCTTGCTCGGATCGCCCCCGACAACGAGCGCGTCCTCGTGATCGACGACGATCCCAACGTGCCCGACCTCGTGCGCCAGCTCCTCGACTCGGAGCACTGCACCGTCGACTGGGTGGCCGACGGGGCGGCCGGACTGGAGCGCATCGCGCAGGCCCGCCCGAGCGTCATCCTCCTCGACCTGCTCATGCCGCGGATGGACGGCCTCGCCTTCCTGGATGCCCTGCAGGCGGATCCCTCCGCCCGGTCGATCCCCGTCGTGGTCCTGACCGCCGCGTCCCTCGACTCCGCCGAGCGCGGCATGCTCCGCGAGCGCGTGCTCGGACTGATCGACAAGGGCGGACTCGATCGCGCCGCCCTGGTCCGGGAGGTCCGCCGCGTGCTGCCGGTCCTGGAGACCGAGACCGCCGACGGTGACCGATGA
- a CDS encoding K(+)-transporting ATPase subunit F produces the protein MTLDLALGACVTAGLLVYLTYALVRPERF, from the coding sequence ATGACCCTCGATCTCGCCCTCGGCGCCTGCGTGACCGCCGGCCTCCTCGTCTACCTCACCTACGCCCTCGTCCGCCCCGAGCGGTTCTGA
- the kdpA gene encoding potassium-transporting ATPase subunit KdpA: MTLNGWIQIALYGAIVLALVKPLGSYMTRVFTGERTLLSPVLGPIERGLYRVSGIDDRQEQHWLAYTGAVILFHVLGFAVLYAILRLQAVLPLNPADQSAVAPDLAFNTSTSFITNTNWQSYGGETTLSYLSQMLGLTHQNFLSAATGIAVAVALIRGFARASSGTIGSFWVDVTRATLYVLLPICIPYTLFLVWQGMPQTLSAYADATTLEGAKQTIALGPVASQVAIKMLGTNGGGFFNANAAHPFENPTALSNFVQMVSIFAIGAALTNVFGRMVGDERQGWAILGAMGILFLAGVAVTYWAEANGSSVLSSFGLTGGNMEGKEVRFGISASALFAVITTAASCGAVNAMHDSFTALGGLIPLLNMQLGEVIIGGVGAGLYGMLIFVIVAIFVAGLMVGRTPEYLGKKIEAKEVKMAMLGILCLPLMMLGFTALATVVPAGLAGPANAGPHGFSEILYAYTSAAANNGSAFGGLTANTLFYNSTLAVGMLVGRFFVKIPVLAIAGSLAAKKTVPASAGTFPTHGGLFVGLLVGVVLIMGGLTFFPSLALGPIVEHFAGAAGQTFATGG, from the coding sequence ATGACCCTCAACGGCTGGATCCAGATCGCGCTGTACGGCGCGATCGTTCTGGCGCTCGTGAAGCCCCTTGGGTCGTACATGACCCGCGTCTTCACCGGAGAGCGCACCCTCCTCTCGCCCGTTCTCGGACCGATCGAGCGCGGGCTCTACCGCGTGTCCGGCATCGATGACCGCCAGGAGCAGCACTGGCTGGCCTATACGGGCGCGGTCATCCTGTTCCACGTGCTGGGCTTCGCGGTGCTCTACGCGATCCTGCGCCTGCAGGCGGTACTGCCGCTGAACCCGGCCGATCAGAGCGCGGTGGCGCCGGATCTCGCGTTCAACACGTCGACCAGCTTCATCACCAACACCAACTGGCAGTCCTACGGCGGCGAGACCACGCTGTCGTACCTGTCCCAGATGCTGGGCCTGACGCACCAGAACTTCCTGTCGGCGGCGACCGGCATCGCGGTCGCGGTGGCGCTGATCCGCGGGTTCGCCCGCGCCTCCAGCGGCACGATCGGCTCGTTCTGGGTCGATGTGACCCGCGCGACCCTCTACGTGCTGCTGCCGATCTGCATCCCCTACACGCTGTTCCTGGTCTGGCAGGGCATGCCGCAGACGCTCAGCGCCTACGCGGACGCCACGACGCTGGAGGGCGCCAAGCAGACCATCGCGCTGGGCCCGGTCGCGAGCCAAGTGGCGATCAAGATGCTCGGCACCAACGGCGGCGGCTTCTTCAACGCCAACGCCGCGCACCCCTTCGAGAACCCCACCGCCCTGTCGAACTTCGTCCAGATGGTCTCGATCTTCGCGATCGGCGCCGCGCTGACCAACGTCTTCGGCCGCATGGTCGGTGACGAGCGTCAGGGTTGGGCGATCCTCGGCGCCATGGGAATCCTGTTCCTGGCCGGCGTCGCCGTCACCTACTGGGCCGAGGCCAACGGCAGCTCGGTGCTCAGCAGCTTCGGGCTCACCGGCGGCAACATGGAGGGCAAGGAGGTCCGCTTCGGGATCAGCGCCTCGGCGCTGTTCGCGGTGATCACCACCGCGGCCTCCTGCGGCGCGGTGAACGCGATGCACGACTCGTTCACGGCGCTCGGCGGCCTGATCCCGCTGCTCAACATGCAGCTCGGCGAGGTCATCATCGGCGGCGTCGGCGCCGGCCTCTACGGCATGCTGATCTTCGTCATCGTGGCGATCTTCGTGGCGGGCCTGATGGTCGGCCGCACCCCCGAATACCTCGGCAAGAAGATCGAGGCGAAGGAGGTGAAGATGGCCATGCTCGGCATCCTCTGCCTGCCGCTGATGATGCTGGGCTTCACCGCCCTGGCGACAGTGGTGCCGGCGGGCCTCGCCGGCCCGGCCAATGCCGGCCCGCACGGCTTCTCGGAGATCCTCTACGCCTACACGTCGGCGGCGGCCAACAACGGCTCGGCCTTCGGCGGGCTGACGGCCAACACGCTGTTCTACAACAGCACGCTCGCTGTCGGCATGCTGGTCGGCCGGTTCTTCGTGAAGATCCCGGTGCTCGCCATCGCGGGCTCGCTGGCGGCCAAGAAGACGGTCCCGGCCTCCGCGGGCACGTTCCCGACCCACGGCGGCCTGTTCGTCGGGCTGCTGGTCGGCGTCGTGCTCATCATGGGCGGCCTGACCTTCTTCCCGTCGCTCGCGCTCGGCCCGATCGTGGAGCACTTCGCGGGCGCGGCCGGCCAGACCTTCGCGACAGGGGGCTGA